From a single Photobacterium gaetbulicola Gung47 genomic region:
- a CDS encoding ABC transporter ATP-binding protein (COG3839), producing MAGISLNRAVKRFGKVQTIHGIDLTIEDGEFTVFVGPSGCGKSTLLRLIAGLEDITEGDICIGGVNMNDVEPSERGVAMVFQSYALYPHMTVKENMGFGLKMVGEKPEVIRQRVKHASDILQLEALLKRKPKELSGGQRQRVAIGRAIVRDPEVFLFDEPLSNLDAELRVEMRIQIARLHKQLGNTMVYVTHDQVEAMTLADKIVVLRDGRVEQVGSPLQLYYQPANEFVAGFIGSPKMNFIPATIAKKEPQSLMLTLPDGQSVSIAAHADGVDVGQAVKVGIRPEHIFLKPQSRDEQTIGIEFQSDVVERLGNSTYLFGQYADIDGFKIHLPTDEPVVTGNIVKVYMDNHNLHLFNENGLSIRQYSDADVPTQICA from the coding sequence ATGGCTGGTATATCCCTAAATCGCGCAGTGAAACGATTTGGAAAAGTACAAACTATCCACGGTATCGATCTGACGATTGAAGATGGTGAGTTTACTGTCTTCGTTGGTCCGTCTGGCTGTGGTAAATCCACCTTGCTTAGGCTCATTGCCGGCTTGGAAGACATTACTGAAGGCGATATCTGCATCGGCGGGGTCAATATGAATGATGTTGAACCTTCTGAGCGTGGTGTCGCGATGGTGTTTCAGTCTTATGCCTTATATCCACATATGACGGTGAAAGAGAATATGGGCTTCGGTCTCAAGATGGTGGGGGAGAAACCGGAGGTGATCAGGCAGCGGGTAAAACATGCCAGCGATATCCTCCAGCTTGAAGCGCTGCTCAAGCGCAAGCCGAAGGAATTATCGGGCGGGCAACGGCAGCGTGTGGCTATTGGCCGTGCGATTGTTCGCGATCCAGAAGTCTTCCTGTTCGATGAGCCGCTGTCCAACCTTGACGCCGAACTGCGGGTCGAAATGCGGATCCAAATCGCCAGGCTGCACAAACAGCTGGGTAATACCATGGTGTATGTGACCCATGATCAGGTCGAGGCGATGACATTGGCCGACAAGATTGTGGTATTGCGTGATGGTAGGGTAGAGCAGGTGGGCTCACCGCTGCAGCTGTATTATCAGCCAGCCAATGAGTTTGTCGCGGGCTTTATCGGCTCGCCGAAAATGAATTTCATTCCGGCCACAATTGCCAAGAAAGAGCCACAATCACTGATGCTGACCTTGCCTGATGGACAATCTGTTTCTATTGCTGCCCATGCTGATGGTGTTGACGTCGGCCAGGCGGTCAAAGTGGGGATCCGTCCTGAACATATCTTCCTTAAACCACAAAGCCGTGATGAACAAACGATTGGTATTGAGTTCCAGTCTGATGTGGTTGAAAGGTTGGGTAACAGTACTTATCTGTTTGGCCAATATGCCGATATCGATGGCTTTAAAATACACCTACCGACCGACGAGCCGGTCGTTACCGGTAATATTGTAAAGGTGTATATGGATAACCATAACTTGCACCTGTTTAATGAAAACGGCCTTTCCATTCGTCAGTACAGTGATGCTGACGTACCCACTCAGATTTGTGCCTAA
- a CDS encoding ABC transporter substrate binding inner membrane protein (COG1175), with protein sequence MIHSSAEATLNRANDAKPKRKRIIPISLVPWVFLAPALVLFAIYVLYPIINSFNLSLYQWDGMGDKVWVGFENYIELFDSETFYTALTNNLLWLLLFMLAPPIGLAIALFLNQEVKGIRLIKALFFFPFVISQVIVGLVFTWFYDPSLGLLNSILAFFGAEPIALLSSDQYVTYGIIAAGLWPQIAYCMILYLTGLNNLNPELIEAARLDNARGLKLLRHIILPQLSPATFIAVVVTVIGALRSFDLVATMTAGGPWGSSTVLAYMMYEQSIFNYRMGYGAAIAVVLFLIMALYIAFFLTRMLRSEK encoded by the coding sequence ATGATTCATTCATCAGCAGAAGCGACATTAAATAGAGCCAATGACGCTAAACCAAAAAGGAAGCGGATTATTCCTATTTCTTTAGTACCGTGGGTTTTTCTCGCCCCGGCATTAGTGCTATTTGCGATTTATGTCCTTTACCCCATTATTAATAGTTTCAACCTCAGCCTGTACCAATGGGACGGTATGGGCGATAAAGTCTGGGTCGGTTTTGAAAACTACATCGAGTTATTTGATTCAGAAACCTTTTATACTGCACTGACCAATAATTTGTTGTGGTTGCTGCTTTTTATGCTTGCGCCGCCAATTGGTCTGGCTATCGCACTATTTTTGAATCAGGAAGTAAAAGGAATTCGCTTGATTAAAGCGTTATTCTTTTTCCCATTTGTTATATCGCAAGTGATTGTCGGCTTGGTGTTTACTTGGTTTTATGACCCTAGTTTGGGTTTGTTAAACAGTATTCTTGCCTTTTTCGGTGCCGAGCCTATTGCACTGCTATCAAGCGATCAATACGTCACCTACGGCATTATTGCAGCGGGCCTATGGCCGCAAATTGCCTATTGCATGATCCTCTACCTCACCGGCCTCAACAACCTAAACCCGGAGCTGATTGAAGCCGCCCGGCTCGATAACGCCAGAGGATTAAAACTCCTTCGGCACATTATTCTGCCCCAGCTATCACCGGCGACATTCATTGCTGTAGTCGTGACGGTAATTGGTGCCCTGCGCTCATTCGATCTGGTTGCAACCATGACCGCTGGCGGCCCTTGGGGAAGCTCGACCGTACTGGCTTATATGATGTACGAACAGTCAATATTTAACTACCGGATGGGGTACGGTGCCGCTATTGCCGTCGTGCTTTTCCTGATCATGGCTCTCTATATCGCCTTTTTCTTAACTCGCATGTTAAGGAGTGAGAAATAA